The following are encoded in a window of Emcibacter sp. SYSU 3D8 genomic DNA:
- a CDS encoding TetR/AcrR family transcriptional regulator, giving the protein MPPDIDQDQRREDVARTAAKLVAERGMGAITFRNLAAEMGCSTTAISHYFTNRDEILAETYRYVAARAGQGRKPPPGADARARLQSIERILPLDAGTWDNWVIWLCFWTEALFNPALARQQKEYSRGSRRMIEDLLESVGCPEPLAASLSQKVMTTLYGIAVQAAFDRESWTPAAQRAALHDVLQPVFDLIPEAATP; this is encoded by the coding sequence GTGCCGCCCGACATCGACCAGGATCAGCGCCGCGAGGACGTCGCCAGGACTGCGGCCAAGCTGGTCGCTGAACGCGGCATGGGCGCCATCACGTTCCGCAACCTGGCCGCGGAAATGGGATGCAGCACCACCGCGATCAGCCACTATTTCACCAACCGCGACGAGATTCTCGCCGAGACCTACCGATACGTCGCCGCCCGGGCGGGGCAGGGACGCAAGCCGCCGCCCGGCGCCGATGCGCGCGCCCGCTTGCAGTCAATCGAGCGGATTCTGCCGCTTGATGCGGGGACATGGGATAATTGGGTGATCTGGCTGTGTTTCTGGACCGAGGCGCTGTTCAATCCGGCCCTGGCGCGCCAACAGAAGGAATATTCCCGCGGCAGCCGCCGGATGATCGAGGACCTGCTTGAATCCGTGGGCTGCCCGGAGCCGCTCGCCGCCAGCCTGTCGCAGAAGGTGATGACCACGCTCTACGGCATTGCCGTGCAGGCCGCGTTTGACCGGGAATCCTGGACGCCGGCGGCGCAGCGTGCGGCGCTGCACGATGTGTTGCAGCCGGTATTCGACCTGATACCGGAAGCCGCTACTCCTTGA